From the genome of Colias croceus chromosome 9, ilColCroc2.1, one region includes:
- the LOC123694226 gene encoding uncharacterized protein LOC123694226 produces the protein MSGVEQLLALLEDTALLLQKAQTNLKKCPKQRLTKGYVEARLQSIEEYWNTFKEAHNSLVRTVPKEKKSEISYFVNEDFFVFEDLYLCIKADLKDLLINANKSPAYGTSLEVANNANEQLKLPKILLPTFSGSYEDWPSYRDMFQSLVHNNSALGDVQKLYYLKSSLTGEAENILKHVQITQANYEQSWNLLNKRFGNKKMMVNSILKRLFNQKKMSSQNYKLIKNLLDTTTECLNSLKNINIITDSWDPLIIFLVVQKLDPESHKDWEEYVQNDTDKLPSWEQLQQFLQLKFRTLELLSPSTSKERSFHIATPAVQFKPCPKCQLEHALCHCKEFISLTPQQKNEFVRSNNICFNCLCSGHVVSKCRLRVSCKVCQRRHHSLLHQSMAVVKPSNIESHFNQVEDEIDEEQQEQHLEEQMAPAE, from the exons ATGAGTGGTGTCGAGCAGTTACTGGCCTTATTGGAGGATACGGCTTTATTGTTACAAAAGGcgcaaactaatttaaaaaagtgtcCAAAACAACGACTGACGAAGGGGTACGTGGAAGCCCGCTTACAAAGTATTGAGGAGTATTGGAACACTTTTAAAGAGGCTCACAATAGTTTGGTGAGAACAGTGCCTAAAGAAAAGAAATCTGAAATATCGTATTTTGTGAAcgaagatttttttgtatttgaagATCTTTATTTATGCATCAAGGCCGATCTAAAAGATCTTTTAATAAACGCTAATAAGAGTCCTGCCTATGGAACAAGTTTGGAAGTAGCAAATAACGCAAACGAGCAGTTAAAGCTGCCTAAAATCTTGCTACCGACGTTTTCGGGGTCATATGAAGATTGGCCCTCGTACAGAGACATGTTTCAGTCATTGGTGCATAATAACTCCGCGCTTGGGGatgtacaaaaattatattacttaaaGAGTAGCTTAACTGGTGAagctgaaaatatattaaaacatgtTCAGATAACACAAGCGAATTATGAGCAATCctggaatttattaaataaacgatttggaaataaaaaaatgatggttaattcaatattaaaaagattatttaatcaaaagaaaatgagctcacaaaattataaattaataaagaacttaCTGGACACTACCACAGAGTGccttaatagtttaaaaaacataaacataatcACAGACTCTTGGGAtcctttaattatatttctggtTGTACAGAAATTGGACCCAGAGTCACATAAGGATTGGGAAGAGTATGTCCAGAATGATACCGACAAATTACCAAGTTGGGAACAATTACAACAGtttttgcaattaaaatttcgTACTTTGGAGTTATTATCGCCATCGACATCTAAAGAAAGGTCATTCCATATAGCGACGCCCGCAGTGCAATTTAAACCCTGTCCAAAATGTCAACTAGAACATGCTTTATGCCACTGTAAAGAATTTATATCACTTACACCACAACAAAAGAATGAGTTTGTTCGTTCCAATAATATTTGCTTTAATTGTTTATGCAGTGGGCATGTGGTGAGCAAATGTCGTTTGCGGGTTTCTTGTAAGGTATGTCAACGGCGTCATCATTCTTTGTTGCATCAGTCAATGGCCGTGGTCAAACCCAGCAACATAGAATCGCACTTTAATCAGGTGGAGGATGAGATAGACGAAGAACAGCAGGAGCAACACTTGGAGGAACAG ATGGCGCCGGCAGAATAA